The Maridesulfovibrio sp. genomic sequence TCTTTGGCAAAAGCATTAAAGACGTCTTTGACAATACCTGTGTAGGGGGTATTTTCCGGGAAATAGTATGGGGGGAAAGAACCTGTGTGCAACATCACCCGAAATTTTTCTCCAGCACAGAGACATGAAAAAGAAGTGCTTAATATGAAGAATGCAGCAATAAAACAAATCGCCAAAAGTCGCATATTCTGATACCTCACGCTGAACATCATACACAAGACAATATCAAGAAAGGCATATATCTTAAAATTATCTACAAAACAACTTTTCGTGCTAAAATAAAACGAGTACATTCAAGTTTAAAACAAAATCCAATTATAATTTACGGACTCATAATTAATATGCTTTTATTTCCAAGCATTGCGGTGTCATGCCCCGGAACATACCTACATCATTTGCTATATCAGATTGGGTTGCAGCAAGCGCAACAATATCTGAAAGGGCTAATTACTTATCTAACACATGAATACTATTGACCTTTCTCATACAATAAAAGATGGAATGCCCGTTTTCCCCGGCACGGAAACACCCTGTATTGAAGACGTCTTCACCCATGAGGTTCATGGATTCTGGGAGCATAAACTCACTCTGTTTTCCCACGTGGGGACACATATAGACGCGCCAGCCCATATGATCAAAGGAGCCCCGACTCTGGATAAGATGACAACAGACCGTTTTATCGGACCGGGGATATGCGTTGACTGCACCCATAGAAATCAGAATGCTCCAGTGATCAGCATTGATGACTTACTCCCTTACGAATCTGAAATCAGTGAGATTGATTTTGTTCTCTTGAATACAGGATGGTATAAACACTGGGGCAGGAATGAATATTTCACCAACTACCCGGCCTTGAGCCCGAATGCGGCGCGCTGGCTTATGGAATTTGATCTCAAGGGAGTCGGTGTTGACGTTATATCGATCGATTCTGCTGAATCAAGCGGCTATGAAGTCCATACCATCCTTCTAGAACATGGTACGATAATAATTGAGAACCTGACCGACCTGCACCTTTTGCCTTCTGATGGATTTATCTTCTCCTGCCTGCCGCTCAAATTCGATGAAGCTGACGGATCGCCGGTAAGAGCAATTGCAATAGACTAATATCGTAGCAGGTCAATCTCAAATAATTCGAAAGTTATTACTTGAGTTCACGTTCAGCAGAACCCTACTCTGAAAACCCCACCCCACCCCCGAAACCCTACCCTCAAATACAGTACGAATTAAGCAATATACAAAGTTTAGCCCGTTTACAGAGAATCCTCCCCGCCACATAATGCAATTGAAAGGAGAGGCTTTATCAAGCAAGCCTGCATCAGAGGAGGAGAAAAAAATGAGCTACGAAACAATCACAAAAGTGACTCAGGATATTGTTCTGGAGGGCACCAAACCAGCTAAAGAAGTTGCCCAATCCATAGGAAAACCATATTCCACGCTGCTGCGCGAGATCAATCCATTTGACAGCAACGCAAAACTGGGAGCAACCACTTTGATGGATATACTAAAAACCACAAACGAAACCAAACCGCTAGAATTCATAGCACAAAGCATCGGCTACACCTTAAAGCCACGTGTTAATTAGAGCTGTAAGAATAAGCATTTTATAAGATAAGGCAGTATTCATCATGAATACTGCCTTATCTCCTTCTGGACATTTAACTGATATAGACCGATACTGACCTTATGAAAAAAGTCAGCATAAATCTAACGCATGTGGCAACTCTCGGCCCAGTGGGACACCTACCCAAAGCACCGGGGACCTGGGGATCTGCCGCAGCCCTAATTACCGCACCGTTTTTATTTTTGCCCTTTCAACTTCCGATAAGAATTCTGATTCTGGGTCTAATCTTCTACTTCGGTGCCAAAGCCTGCACAGCAGCAGAAATAGAGCTTGGCCAAAAAGATCCGGGCTGTGTTGTCATTGATGAGCTATTTGGACTATGGTTTGTCTTTCTGCCCTTTCCGGCTGTTGTATACTGGCACCTGATTGTAGGTTTTATCCTGTTTAGAATTTTTGACATCACCAAACCTTTCCCCATCAGGCAGTCTGAAAAATGGTTGAAAGACGGATGGGGAGTCATGATTGATGATGCCTTTGCCGGGCTTTATGCCATGCTCGGGCTCTTACTTATCCGCTATCTGACCTGATTAACGAACTTTATACAAATCCAAAAAATCCCCGTTTTTCTGAGAAAAACGGGGATTTTTTATGCAGTTTGTTTTTACTTGAAATCTAATAAGTCAAGCGAAACTGGGCTCTTCTGTTTTTTGCCCATGCGGTTTCGTTATGACCGGGATCAAGAGGATCTTCTTCGCCGAAACTGACGATGCTCAATCTTTCAGGCCCCACTCCAAGCAGGATGAGGAACTCATAGGCTGCACGAGCGCGTCGTTCGCCGAGAGCGAGGTTATATTCTTCAGTACCGCGCTCATCACAATAACCTTCTATGATTAAGGTCACATTGTCGAACTTCTTAAGAAGCTCAGCCTTCTGCTGCAGTAACGGGCGGTATTCCTGTTTAATTTCAAAAGAATCGAAATCAAAGTGAACCATGTTACCAAGTTCTACAACAGCATCATTAAATTCCTTTTTAGCAGCTGCAGCCGTACGCTCTTCTTCCAGGGCCTGCTCCTGAAGAGCCTGTTCCCTTTCCAGACGAGCCTGCTCATCTTTATTGAGCTGATCTTTGTTCTGCTGTTCAGCCATTCTTTCCTCTACAGCAGGGCTGGCGGCGGAAGACTCAACACGCTTTTTGGAACAACCGGTCCCCAGACCGGCAATCAACATGAATACTACACACAAAATTATCGCTTTAGCTCTCATTTGCCCTCCTGAATAAGGAACTTTTAGGACAGGAGTTTGTCCACGCTAAGAAATACTACACTAAATTAGACTTCCAATACAATGACCCTAAAGTGTTTTGTAAAAAAATCAAGTCATGACTGCAACAAAACAGTTAAACAATTCCTTTGGTGCGATGCCCTAAAATAAATCAATGTTTGTTTTAAAGATATAATATTTTAACTTAAAACGCATATCCATTAATTTAATGGACACACTGATCACGACTTATGGGCCTTACCCCATGCAGGGGCCTTCGCAACACCGTTCCCTGTAGGCACCAGCATGGCCGGATCTCCATGGCGGGTGGTCAGGTAAATTTTATACTTACCATTTCTACTGGAAGCGAAAGCTATAAAATACCCGTCCGGCCCGAAAGCCGGTTCTTCATCATTCCCGGGGCCGAAAGTCAACTGTCTTTCAGTCCTGGTTTTCAGATCATGCACAAAAATGCGATGACCTAAAGGAGTCTGACGGGAAAAGGCCACATAACGGCCATCCGGGCTTATGGTCGGGTTGGTGTTATACTTGCCCTCGGTCGTTACCCGCGTGACAACACCGCTTTTCATATCCAGAAGAAAAATATGTGGATTGCCGAACCGGGCAGAAGTGAAAACCATTTTTTCACCGGTGCGGTCAAAGTCTGGTGAGACTTCTATAGCCCAACTCTTGGCCAGCGCCTTCTTCGGTTTGTAATTACCGTTAATCAGAAAAATATCTGAATTACCGTTCATGGTCAGTGTAGCAGCCATATTTCCGTCCGGCAGAAACTCCGGACCGATAACGGTATTCCCTGGAAAACTTTTCTGATCAATCTTTCCGGTAGCCCGGTCCCAGACACAAAGCAGGTGCTGGCGAGATCCCAGACGGGTAAAAACCAATCTGTTCCCATCCGGGGACCAATTGGGACTCAGGTTTATACCTCCAAGGGAGCTTATCTGCCTGAGATTGCGGCCCTGCGGACTTACCGTGTAGATTTCCTTATTCTTCCCCACCTTGCGCACAAAAGCGATGGAGGATTCGAAGAATCCATCCCTCCCGGTCAGAATCCGCATTAGATGCGAACTGAAACGGTCTGCAATACGGGGCAGCACTTCCTCGGTTACCATAGAATATTTCTTGCCAAGGATGGTACGCCCGTTAAAAGTTCCAATACAACGGATGAGCAGGTTCTTCTCGCCGTTCGGACGAATTTCCCAACCGGTTGTCAGAGCAAGGTCAACCTTGGAAAGCCTGAGCGGTTTGATATCTATATCTCCGGGACGTACGCCACGAGAAGGATCTCCGCCCAGAATGTCGGTGATCGGTACGATGTTCAAAAAAGGCAGGTAGGCGAGATCCTGGGCAAGATCATTGTTGAAAGTCCATGCTTCTGCTGGAAGAGGAAGATCTTTTTCCTTGGAATTCTTATATTTTCCTGCCTGCACAGTCTTGGGAGGCAG encodes the following:
- a CDS encoding cyclase family protein, coding for MPVFPGTETPCIEDVFTHEVHGFWEHKLTLFSHVGTHIDAPAHMIKGAPTLDKMTTDRFIGPGICVDCTHRNQNAPVISIDDLLPYESEISEIDFVLLNTGWYKHWGRNEYFTNYPALSPNAARWLMEFDLKGVGVDVISIDSAESSGYEVHTILLEHGTIIIENLTDLHLLPSDGFIFSCLPLKFDEADGSPVRAIAID
- a CDS encoding phage regulatory CII family protein gives rise to the protein MSYETITKVTQDIVLEGTKPAKEVAQSIGKPYSTLLREINPFDSNAKLGATTLMDILKTTNETKPLEFIAQSIGYTLKPRVN
- a CDS encoding phosphatidylglycerophosphatase A, coding for MKKVSINLTHVATLGPVGHLPKAPGTWGSAAALITAPFLFLPFQLPIRILILGLIFYFGAKACTAAEIELGQKDPGCVVIDELFGLWFVFLPFPAVVYWHLIVGFILFRIFDITKPFPIRQSEKWLKDGWGVMIDDAFAGLYAMLGLLLIRYLT
- the pal gene encoding peptidoglycan-associated lipoprotein Pal, translating into MRAKAIILCVVFMLIAGLGTGCSKKRVESSAASPAVEERMAEQQNKDQLNKDEQARLEREQALQEQALEEERTAAAAKKEFNDAVVELGNMVHFDFDSFEIKQEYRPLLQQKAELLKKFDNVTLIIEGYCDERGTEEYNLALGERRARAAYEFLILLGVGPERLSIVSFGEEDPLDPGHNETAWAKNRRAQFRLTY
- a CDS encoding protein tolB, giving the protein MKRFKLSIKYVFGLLAVMLLLLLAAGNLFAADTLTVDIYGPGQRKVNIILLPPKTVQAGKYKNSKEKDLPLPAEAWTFNNDLAQDLAYLPFLNIVPITDILGGDPSRGVRPGDIDIKPLRLSKVDLALTTGWEIRPNGEKNLLIRCIGTFNGRTILGKKYSMVTEEVLPRIADRFSSHLMRILTGRDGFFESSIAFVRKVGKNKEIYTVSPQGRNLRQISSLGGINLSPNWSPDGNRLVFTRLGSRQHLLCVWDRATGKIDQKSFPGNTVIGPEFLPDGNMAATLTMNGNSDIFLINGNYKPKKALAKSWAIEVSPDFDRTGEKMVFTSARFGNPHIFLLDMKSGVVTRVTTEGKYNTNPTISPDGRYVAFSRQTPLGHRIFVHDLKTRTERQLTFGPGNDEEPAFGPDGYFIAFASSRNGKYKIYLTTRHGDPAMLVPTGNGVAKAPAWGKAHKS